Part of the Henckelia pumila isolate YLH828 chromosome 2, ASM3356847v2, whole genome shotgun sequence genome is shown below.
aatgtatatatatattgatgtaacttatatatataatattttgatttaataatagatttcaaacttcCATTTCAAATCTATCTTAATTACTAATATATCATGTCTAAATTGATAAAATatagaatttaaatttataCATGTACCGCAATTGGCGATTTGATATTCACGATTCCAAAAAGCTCAATCCAAACAAATTCTTAATTCATTCATTCACCATTCTCAttcattttatataatttaaatttaaatatataactcGCGCCTTTTATACATGTAACGATAATAAATAATGTGCCTCATTTCGTCAATTAaaacacacatacacacacatttaacaaaattaataatataagaaATCAGTTAATTTgtacttattttaatttttttgtaaatttttttttgtaaagtaTCATTTTTTTCCATCTAATTCTGTCCTACACGAAGATGTTATAGatattttgataattaattGTTTTGGGAGTCTGAATCGGCATTACCTCAACATTATTTTGCTGATTGGATTTGTTGGATAAATGAAATTAAAGGATCCGATTTTGTTTTAGATATATGGTAACTAAGTAAACGTGTTATATTTTGTACGTAATTTATTTTGGTCACTCTCTCAAAGTTTTTATTTGCCGCTATTTAAGGTCGGGTGCATCCTGTAGATGTCGAAAGATATTGATGGAGAAGATATTTTACATAATTGCATTACTTTCTGTCAAACGGCTATAAAACTTCTCAAAACACGTCACGATCTCATATATCTATATTCGTGATATGATTAACATAATTTATATAGGCAATGAAAAGTAGCACTTGACCTAAAAATAATGGTTTGGGTCGATCGAAAATCtatatcataaaattaatccAACAGTATCACAAAAATTTTTACAAAAGATTTGTAAAATAGTGAATATgtaatggatatatatatatatatatatatatatgaaaatacaTACAAGGTTTCTCATCCATAAGCATTGGAAAAGGGCCAGCTTGTGCCCAGTGTGTCAGCTGCCCACATTAGgcaaaaacaaaatatatatatttatatattcagTTTGATCTAATGCATTCTAATGTGCATGATTTTTGTGAGTGATtctaaaacaaaacaaaacaaacaaacaaactgCTATAACATACTAGGCTGCGTGagatcaaatatatataaatgcataatttttaaacccaaaaaaactagcaaaaaaagaaacaattttttgtcattttataatttttagacCTAAAATTTTAGGCTCAAATTTTTATCTACTATTATTTGACACGTACATCGTCGATAACTTTATATGTAGTGTTTTCTCCTCTCACGTTACGAACATCATGTGTTTTGATTCAAAATCAATTCAATTCATATTACTTGTTGTTTTATCATTCATATTCTCTACAAATACAAGATTTCACCAAATTTTAGGTTCGCTTTTTTCCTTCATTGTTCATAaacattcaaaaaaatttattatatcttGTGTTCTTTTTGCAATCGTGAATGAAGTTATGCTTATTTTTTGAATGTAGAGTTTATATTTTCTATCATAATTTGTTTTGATTGCGGATTATGTACACTCTGATCGTCGTCATTTTTTGACATTTTCCCAACAATTAACAAGTACTCCTGCTTTGTGTAGCTTATGATCGAACTGCaggatatatattttttagttgTAGATTAActggtgttttttttttcttaccatTATTAATTATAGTATATTATTGCCTACATTGAACTGAGAATCTGGCTCCGTCCTTGTCCATAAGATAGTTTCTCAACTACTTTTTCACTTAATTAAcagtattaaatatttttaattatgaaattctTATATGTACATTAAATTACATAATCAATATGAACGATGTTACATCTAACCGGTAAAAAACATTTGAAAACTTGAAAATGCAACATACTTTTTACATCATGTGACTCATTCAGTGTACCCAAAAAACACAATATCCAATTTCTAACACAcatttttgaagatttattaTATTGAACGATTATAACAAGGAATCAATATTTattacataaaaaaaacaataacaatGATTAAATTTAATGGGATCTAGGTCTAGACGATCCAGGAGCAGAGTCTGCATGTGGATTAATATCCCACCGGAGATCAGCAACACCTTCGTCCATGGGACTCATCAACATATTCCAGTACGAAAAACCTACTGCAGGATTCTCAGTCTCCTCCAAAAAACCCGCCACCTCTTTCGTCCTCATCGCCGCCGCCGCCGAGCCTTCACCAGCTGCGGATGACGTTGCTTTCAGTCTCTCCATCCTCTCTGTGATCTCCGTTAGTACCTCGTTTATCACCACATTCATTTCACCCGTATCCCGGACGTCGAAATCTCCGATATTCGCATTGCCTGTTACGTTCCAAATATTAACATATCTTAACTAGTTAAGGAGTTGTAAATATTTAGGAAAAAATtataatcaattatttttaaaggtAACGTACATATATCTATCGTACCTTCCATGCACTGAAACATGAATATGGTAAGCTCCTTGCGCTTGTTTTCCCTCTGAAGACGGCGGAGCTTGTTCCTTGCTTTCTCGATGCGTTGGCGCGTGAAGCTCATCTGGTTCTCCGCAAACCGGGATTTTTCCATGTCCGGCATCTCCATGAAACGGTTCAGAATGCGGCGAGCCTCCGGCGGAGACGGCCAAACCTCCGGCTGAGGCTGAAACTCACTGTAAGTGACTGCGCATGCATCGACCCCGCAAAGAGTGCTCAACTCTTCCACCTTCTTCATCATCCCTTTCTTCCTTTTCTTGAAGGAAGCCTTTCTTTCTGATTGATTGTTTAAGTAAGCAAGTGTTATTTTCTTTCTTGccattcttaattttttttttattttgatttgaaatttgatgatTTGGGATTCAGTCTTAGGTCctctatatataataaaaattggatatgtgtatgtatagatgcttatatatatttatttacggATAGGGACATGATAGAGGGTGTGTATTAATTTATCTTAtctttttatgtgttttaattcaaaatctaaCATAATTAATTACTAGTAAATCAAATCTAGCTTAATAAAAgctaaatttgaaatttattcaaataaatgtttcaaattcatgattttgaattgcttAATGGTCTAAACACGACTTTATGTCATTCACCAATTTCATTAATCTAGAATTtagatatgtatatatgtagCCCGCGCTTTTCACAATGTTTGTATGATCATAAATAAACGCGCGTAATTTAACATTTCAAAACGTGTGTTTAACGATACGATTAACGGGTGTAATTTAGCGACACAAATAATTTGATTTACTAGTAACGGGTGAAAAATTTGTGCAGAGATCTAGGGAAGAAAACGCTAAGAAAGCTCACAGTTGCGGTTTATTTCAACATACCTTAAGGGTATTACCATAATAGAAGATCTAACAACCCATGATTTATCATGTCAACCCTATAATATTAAGAGCAATGCTACATGTATAACGAATTTTGTACAACAAATCTTACAACACaatgcaaaaattaaatatatcaaaatctcactttaCATTGAATGCAAAATCTCGCGATAAAATAAGAACTAAAATTTCATGATGTAATTGAGATCCTTTGTTATCATTGAATTCTCCCCAACACGCAGATGTGATAGAGATTTGGATAATAATTTGTTTTGGGAGTGCGAAATTTgtattaccaaaatatatatatatatatatatatatatatatatataaattgctCGAATTTGATTTTTCTGGTTGGATTAATGAAAAGAATCCGATTAATTCTTGGATATTTGGTAACTAAATAAATGTGTTATACTGTAAATTATTTGTAAGGTTAATTTTCTTTCTAATTTTGGATTTaccattaatattattttactcAAAAAGAAGGATGCATCATGTTGTAAATATTGATGGACAAGATATTTACATAATATGGCATGGCTTCTTTCGAACGGCTTATATATATAGACTTTTCAAATTgaaataaatcttaaaattaagTTTAATATTATATTCCTAAACCGAAACTTGATAGTTAAATCTAAGCACCCTTAACTTGATACAAAACATGATATACCATGACTTGGATTCAACTTTTAGGATTTtagtgataatttttttttacgttTTTTTAATTAGTTAGTCATGCATGTGTTGGATGTTAGGtaatttaaacatatatttgtGTTATTTTGGTCCGGTGTTGTttatttctagaattgattactTGAATTTTAATTGTACTTACATGTTTGTGTTACAATTTCTAAGTGATCAACTTCATGATTTGGTTGTTTTCGTTAATCTGGTCTTcgatatatttaattattgattgttttatccttttttaa
Proteins encoded:
- the LOC140877237 gene encoding agamous-like MADS-box protein AGL80; translation: MARKKITLAYLNNQSERKASFKKRKKGMMKKVEELSTLCGVDACAVTYSEFQPQPEVWPSPPEARRILNRFMEMPDMEKSRFAENQMSFTRQRIEKARNKLRRLQRENKRKELTIFMFQCMEGNANIGDFDVRDTGEMNVVINEVLTEITERMERLKATSSAAGEGSAAAAMRTKEVAGFLEETENPAVGFSYWNMLMSPMDEGVADLRWDINPHADSAPGSSRPRSH